A region from the Buteo buteo chromosome 19, bButBut1.hap1.1, whole genome shotgun sequence genome encodes:
- the PDXP gene encoding chronophin gives MASCRRLSGAGLREVLGSAEGLLFDCDGVLWAGERAVPGAPELLERLRRSGKAALFVSNNSRRSVAELERRFSRLGFRGVRAEHVFSSALCSALFLRQRLLGEAGNGGGRVFVLGGEGLRGEVRDAGLRLAGEGEPLPGATEPVRAVLVGYDDQFTFAKLAQACGYLRDPQCLLVATDPDPWHPLSDGQRTPGTGSLTAAVETASGRKALVVGKPNTYMFDCIVERFGVNPSRTLMVGDRLETDILFGKNCGLSTILTLTGVSRLEEAQAYLASDSAAAKDLVPNYYVDSIADLIPGLDE, from the exons aTGGCGAGCTGCCGGCGGCTGAGCGGCGCTGGGCTGCGGGAGGTGCTGGGCTCGGCCGAGGGTTTGCTCTTCGACTGCGATGGCGTCCTGTGGGCGGGCGAGCGCGCCGTCCCCGGCGCCCCCGAGCTGTTGGAGAGGCTGCGGCGTAGCGGCAAGGCCGCCCTTTTCGTCAGCAACAACAGCCGCCGTTCCGTGGCCGAGCTGGAACGGCGCTTCAGCCGCTTGGGTTTCCGCGGCGTCCGCGCCGAGCACGTCTTCAGCTCCGCGCTCTGTTCCGCTCTTTTCCTCCGCCAGCGTCTCCTCGGCGAAGCCGGCAACGGAGGAGGCCGCGTCTTCGTGCTGGGCGGCGAGGGGCTGCGCGGCGAGGTGCGCGACGCCGGCCTGCGCCTGGCGGGTGAGGGCGAACCGCTGCCCGGCGCTACGGAACCGGTGCGGGCCGTCCTGGTGGGCTACGACGACCAGTTCACCTTTGCCAAGTTGGCGCAGGCCTGCGGCTACCTACGTGACCCCCAGTGCCTCCTGGTAGCCACCGACCCCGACCCCTGGCACCCGCTCAGCGATGGCCAGCGCACCCCCG GGACTGGCAGCCTCACAGCAGCGGTGGAAACTGCTTCGGGCCGCAAGGCGCTGGTGGTGGGGAAACCGAACACATACATGTTTGATTGCATCGTGGAGCGTTTCGGCGTCAACCCGTCCCGCACCCTTATGGTGGGAGACCGTCTGGAGACAGATATCCTCTTCGGCAAGAACTGCGGCCTCTCCACCATCCTCACCCTGACAGGTGTCTCCcgcctggaagaggcacaggCCTACTTGGCCAGCGACAGCGCTGCTGCCAAGGATCTGGTGCCCAACTACTATGTGGACAGCATTGCAGACTTGATACCGGGCCTGGATGAGTAG